In one window of Arachis ipaensis cultivar K30076 chromosome B06, Araip1.1, whole genome shotgun sequence DNA:
- the LOC107647017 gene encoding uncharacterized protein LOC107647017 — protein sequence MSAQYIFGRGRSRQPSVTVEHHYRIDIFLATIDSQIQELNSRFNEQTIELLTLSCALDPKDNFKSFNIEEISKLAEKFYPLDFPSNELNILKSQLQHYQHDIPNHLKGIGTLSELCNKLQETGKSRNYHMVDRLIRLVLTLPESTATTERAFSAMKIVKTRLRSKMADEFLADNMVIYIEKELAAIFDTNSIIDDFENRKKTSNSLFMI from the coding sequence ATGAGTGCACAATATAtttttggaagaggtcgatctcgTCAACCAAGTGTGACAGTTGAGCATCATTATCGAATAGATATATTCTTGGCAACAATTGACTCTCAAATACAAGAGTTGAATAGTAGATTTAATGAGCAAACAATAGAGCTTTTGACTTTGAGTTGTGCTTTGGATCCTAAGGACAATTTCAAATCATTTAACATTGAAGAAATTAGCAAGTTAGCAGAGAAGTTTTATCCCCTTGACTTTCCTTCTAATGAGCTAAATATTTTGAAATCTCAGTTGCAACATTATCAGCATGATATACCAAATCATTTGAAAGGCATTGGTACACTTTCTGAATTGTGCAACAAGTTGCAAGAAACGGGAAAATCAAGAAATTATCACATGGTTGATAGATTAATACGTCTTGTTTTAACTCTACCAGAGTCTACAGCAACAACAGAAAGAGCTTTTTCAGCAATGAAAATTGTTAAGACAAGACTCCGAAGTAAGATGGCTGATGAATTTCTTGCAGACAATATGGTCATCTATATAGAGAAAGAATTAGCAGCTATTTTCGACACAAATTCAATTATAGatgattttgaaaatagaaaaaaaacgtCGAATAGCCTTTTCATGATATAA